One window of Hymenobacter sp. BRD128 genomic DNA carries:
- a CDS encoding group III truncated hemoglobin: MLPDITTEADVKLLVDSFYERVQADPVLAPVFIDFAHVDFRHHLPQLYDFWSGILLGTSRYQGFPLRKHFPLPIGLAHFEHWLALFQATVEAHFAGPTAELAKQQALHIGRVFATRLGLLSAPDGARPIG, from the coding sequence ATGCTACCCGATATTACCACCGAAGCCGACGTTAAACTTTTAGTAGACAGCTTCTACGAGCGCGTGCAGGCCGACCCCGTGCTGGCCCCGGTTTTTATAGATTTTGCGCACGTCGATTTTAGACACCACCTGCCGCAGCTCTACGATTTTTGGAGCGGCATCTTATTGGGTACCAGCCGCTACCAGGGCTTTCCCCTGCGCAAGCACTTCCCACTGCCCATTGGGCTGGCGCATTTTGAGCACTGGCTAGCCCTGTTTCAGGCCACGGTCGAGGCGCATTTTGCTGGCCCCACCGCCGAGCTGGCCAAGCAGCAGGCGCTGCACATCGGGCGGGTATTTGCCACCCGGCTAGGGCTGCTCAGCGCTCCTGATGGCGCCCGCCCCATCGGGTAG
- a CDS encoding arsenosugar biosynthesis-associated peroxidase-like protein — protein sequence METYYNPADLKKFGNIGEFQKEFADKFFAYYGAVFAEGALTAREKSLIALAVAHAVQCPYCIDAYSADTLEKGCTEPEMMEAVHVAAAIRGGATLVHGVQMMNKVKELSM from the coding sequence ATGGAAACGTATTATAACCCTGCCGACCTCAAAAAATTCGGCAACATCGGCGAGTTTCAGAAAGAGTTTGCCGATAAATTCTTCGCCTACTACGGCGCTGTTTTCGCCGAAGGTGCCCTCACGGCCCGCGAAAAATCGCTTATTGCCCTGGCCGTGGCCCACGCCGTGCAGTGCCCTTATTGCATCGACGCCTACTCGGCCGACACCCTCGAAAAAGGCTGCACCGAGCCCGAAATGATGGAGGCCGTGCACGTGGCCGCGGCCATTCGCGGCGGCGCCACCCTGGTGCACGGTGTGCAGATGATGAATAAAGTTAAAGAGTTATCCATGTAA
- the arsM gene encoding arsenosugar biosynthesis arsenite methyltransferase ArsM: MSYLETTADVYRQAAQEPQVGLCCTTNPVWQLPGLSIPQRMLSMNYGCGSTVNPRDLTNSPTVLYVGVGGGMELLQFAYFSRRPGAVIGVDVVSEMLDASRANMQTAEEQNDWFRSEFIDLRAGDALHLPVADESVDVAAQNCLFNIFKLDDLRRALQETYRVLKPHGRLVMSDPTCEQPMSDELRADERLRALCLTGSLPLQEYLNMITEVGFGTVEVRARRAYRVLSPQHYATDELIYIESVEVCAIKDPMPADGPCIFTGRTAIYYGQEEYFDDHKGHVLLQNQPLAVCDKTAGALAALGRDDLFISPSTYHYDGGGCC; encoded by the coding sequence ATGAGTTACCTCGAAACAACCGCCGACGTGTACCGCCAGGCGGCCCAGGAGCCCCAGGTGGGCCTCTGCTGCACCACTAACCCCGTCTGGCAGTTGCCCGGCCTGAGCATTCCGCAGCGCATGCTGAGCATGAACTACGGCTGCGGCAGTACCGTGAACCCGCGCGACCTGACCAACTCGCCCACCGTGCTCTACGTGGGCGTGGGCGGGGGCATGGAGCTGCTGCAGTTTGCGTATTTCAGCCGCCGCCCGGGGGCAGTGATTGGCGTGGATGTGGTGAGCGAAATGCTCGATGCCTCGCGCGCCAACATGCAAACGGCCGAAGAGCAGAATGACTGGTTCCGGAGTGAGTTTATTGATTTGCGCGCCGGCGATGCCCTGCACCTGCCCGTGGCCGACGAGAGCGTGGACGTGGCGGCCCAAAACTGCCTGTTCAACATCTTCAAGCTCGACGACCTGCGCCGCGCCCTGCAGGAGACGTACCGCGTACTCAAGCCCCACGGCCGCCTCGTGATGTCGGACCCCACCTGCGAGCAGCCCATGAGCGACGAGCTGCGCGCCGATGAGCGCCTGCGCGCCCTGTGCCTCACCGGCTCGCTGCCCCTGCAAGAGTACCTGAATATGATTACCGAAGTAGGCTTCGGCACCGTGGAAGTGCGCGCCCGGCGCGCCTACCGCGTGCTCTCGCCCCAGCACTACGCCACTGATGAGCTGATTTATATCGAGAGCGTAGAGGTGTGCGCCATTAAAGACCCCATGCCGGCCGATGGCCCGTGCATCTTTACGGGTCGCACCGCTATCTACTATGGCCAAGAAGAGTATTTTGACGACCACAAGGGCCACGTGCTGCTGCAAAACCAGCCCCTGGCCGTGTGCGACAAAACTGCCGGAGCCCTGGCGGCGCTGGGCCGCGACGACCTGTTTATCTCGCCTTCTACCTACCACTACGATGGCGGGGGCTGCTGCTAA
- a CDS encoding DinB family protein, with protein MNQSTRAALVAELTQLLAGGNAHVTFEQALAGLPAPLRNQVVPGVPYTVWHLVEHLRLAQADILEFCVNPRYVALDWPADYWPDKTLAVDEAGWQATLHAIAHDQQRFTDLLNDPATDFFKPLAHGEGQNILREALLIGDHAAYHIGEIILLRRLLEGKYSPHA; from the coding sequence ATGAACCAGTCTACCCGCGCCGCCCTCGTGGCCGAACTCACCCAATTACTTGCCGGTGGGAATGCCCACGTTACTTTCGAGCAGGCCCTCGCCGGTTTGCCCGCGCCCCTGCGCAACCAGGTCGTGCCTGGGGTACCCTATACCGTTTGGCACCTGGTGGAGCACCTGCGCCTTGCGCAAGCCGATATTCTGGAGTTTTGTGTAAACCCGCGGTACGTAGCCCTCGATTGGCCCGCCGACTACTGGCCCGACAAAACCCTGGCCGTGGATGAGGCCGGCTGGCAGGCCACGCTGCACGCCATCGCCCACGACCAGCAGCGGTTTACCGACTTGCTGAACGACCCGGCCACCGATTTTTTTAAGCCGCTAGCCCACGGCGAGGGCCAGAACATCTTACGCGAGGCGCTGCTCATCGGCGACCACGCCGCGTATCATATCGGCGAGATTATTCTGCTGCGTCGATTACTGGAGGGTAAATACAGCCCCCACGCGTAA
- a CDS encoding BamA/TamA family outer membrane protein yields the protein MPLVTVLLSFAGLAPADTVLPKRLALIPVPIVYYTPETRLAYGGAATATIRFRRDDGFAAARPSQFTLALAYTQNHQLLLYLPFQAFYDHNRYYAYGEAGYYRYNYYFYGLGQQQLPRELYGVNFPRVRVNAFRRVGAGLGRGRLYAGLRYQYEDYRISSVAAGGLLAGGTVAGGRGSRLTGGGLGLFYDARDNVFFPRKGVVADLSYFIRNRAAGAGPAGETTRFDRYVADVSEYHSLGQHAVLAVNYFASFVVGTAPFNALSLLGGSRRLRGYYEGRYRDQNATLIQAEVRLDVYKRLGAVVFGGVGTLGDDQTPLRLRDPKGACGAGLRFTANRRDHLNVRLDYGVGQQSSGFYLTVGEAF from the coding sequence ATGCCCCTAGTCACCGTGCTGCTGAGCTTTGCCGGGCTAGCCCCTGCCGATACGGTGCTCCCTAAACGCCTGGCCCTGATTCCGGTACCCATCGTGTACTACACGCCCGAAACCCGGCTAGCCTACGGCGGGGCGGCCACGGCCACGATTCGCTTTCGGCGCGACGATGGCTTTGCGGCCGCTCGCCCTTCGCAATTCACGCTGGCCTTGGCCTACACCCAGAACCACCAGCTGCTGCTGTACCTGCCTTTCCAGGCCTTTTACGACCACAACCGCTACTATGCCTACGGCGAGGCGGGCTACTATCGCTACAACTATTATTTCTACGGCCTGGGGCAGCAGCAGTTGCCGCGCGAGCTGTACGGCGTAAATTTTCCGCGGGTACGGGTCAATGCTTTCCGGCGCGTGGGCGCTGGCCTGGGGCGGGGCCGGCTCTACGCCGGCCTGCGCTACCAGTACGAAGATTACCGCATAAGCAGCGTAGCGGCGGGCGGGCTGCTGGCGGGCGGCACGGTGGCGGGCGGCCGGGGCAGCCGCCTCACGGGCGGCGGGCTGGGCCTGTTCTACGACGCGCGCGACAACGTATTCTTTCCCCGCAAGGGAGTAGTGGCCGACCTGAGCTACTTCATCCGGAACCGGGCAGCGGGCGCGGGCCCGGCCGGCGAAACGACGCGCTTCGACCGGTACGTGGCCGATGTGTCGGAATACCATTCCTTGGGTCAGCACGCCGTGCTGGCCGTCAACTATTTCGCTAGCTTTGTCGTGGGCACGGCGCCGTTTAATGCGCTTTCGCTGCTGGGCGGCTCGCGGCGGCTGCGCGGCTACTACGAGGGCCGCTACCGCGACCAAAACGCAACGCTAATCCAAGCTGAGGTGCGCCTGGACGTCTACAAGCGGCTCGGGGCCGTGGTGTTCGGCGGCGTGGGTACGCTCGGCGATGACCAGACCCCGCTGCGCCTGCGGGACCCAAAAGGGGCGTGCGGGGCCGGCCTGCGCTTCACGGCCAACCGGCGCGACCACCTCAACGTGCGGCTCGACTATGGCGTGGGGCAGCAGTCGAGCGGCTTTTATTTGACTGTAGGAGAGGCTTTTTAA
- a CDS encoding NAD-dependent epimerase/dehydratase family protein, producing MLPRVLVTGANGFLGRHLVAELLHRGYPVRAVVRSGPGLATGTSSLPPLQTLPIEVCELDLSQIMRKEALADTINGCGAIIHAAALAQVNPARSRAIWDTNIHGTEQALRLARKGGVERLVYVGTANVFGFGTKARPGDETRPYAGRRYGLAYIDSKRAATDRVLGAVAREQLPAVLVHPTFMLGPGDAKPTSGALLLELHRGVLPGYPLGGKNYVHVHDVAVATVNALTQGRVGESYILGSENLSYQEVFTLIAKVLGVSPPRWPVPPPLANFYGAVCDLKAFFTGRPAQVNSAMVAVANDGHYFTPQKARRELSLPQTSIKQAVAEAFDWFTTHGYVQ from the coding sequence ATGCTTCCTCGCGTGCTCGTGACCGGTGCCAACGGCTTTTTGGGTCGCCACCTCGTGGCCGAACTGCTGCACCGGGGCTACCCCGTGCGGGCGGTGGTGCGGTCCGGCCCGGGGCTAGCGACGGGCACTTCATCCCTGCCACCCTTGCAGACATTACCTATCGAGGTGTGTGAGCTGGACTTATCCCAAATAATGCGTAAAGAGGCCCTGGCCGATACTATTAATGGCTGCGGGGCCATTATCCACGCCGCCGCGCTGGCGCAGGTGAATCCAGCCCGCAGCCGGGCCATTTGGGACACCAATATCCACGGCACCGAGCAGGCGCTGCGGCTAGCCCGCAAGGGAGGGGTAGAGCGTCTGGTGTACGTGGGCACAGCCAATGTCTTCGGCTTTGGCACCAAAGCCCGGCCCGGTGACGAGACCCGGCCCTACGCCGGCCGCCGCTACGGCCTTGCCTACATAGATAGCAAGCGCGCCGCTACCGACCGCGTGCTAGGCGCCGTAGCCCGCGAGCAGCTGCCCGCCGTGCTGGTACATCCCACTTTCATGCTAGGCCCCGGCGATGCCAAGCCTACCTCGGGCGCCCTGCTGCTGGAGCTGCACCGCGGCGTCCTGCCTGGCTACCCGCTAGGGGGTAAAAATTACGTGCACGTGCACGATGTGGCTGTGGCTACCGTCAATGCCCTCACACAGGGCCGCGTGGGCGAATCGTACATTCTGGGCAGCGAGAACTTGAGTTACCAGGAAGTCTTTACCCTCATCGCCAAGGTGCTGGGCGTATCACCGCCCCGCTGGCCGGTGCCGCCGCCGCTGGCCAACTTTTACGGCGCGGTGTGCGACCTCAAGGCCTTCTTCACCGGTCGGCCGGCCCAGGTAAATTCGGCGATGGTGGCCGTGGCGAACGATGGCCACTACTTTACCCCGCAGAAAGCCCGCCGCGAATTGTCGCTTCCCCAAACATCCATCAAACAAGCCGTGGCCGAGGCCTTCGACTGGTTTACCACCCACGGCTATGTCCAGTAA
- a CDS encoding MIP/aquaporin family protein, whose product MTPTFRQCLLAEVLGTAFLLIFGTGAVVVDEQAHNLGHGGVAAAFGLIVLIIIQSLGHVSGAHVNPAVTIGFWAAGRFPGRRVGPYVLAQLAGALIGSGLVWLVATPGSSLGATLPAHGAGQAFGIELGLTFWLMLVILRVTSSYYEQGLLVGLTISATVGLEALVGGPLSGASMNPARSLAPALLSGNLTAAWVYVAAPVAGALLAVLVDHFLQPRPLKDSAL is encoded by the coding sequence ATGACCCCCACCTTCCGACAGTGTCTATTGGCCGAAGTGCTTGGCACTGCCTTTTTGCTGATTTTTGGTACCGGCGCGGTGGTAGTAGACGAACAAGCGCACAACCTGGGCCACGGCGGCGTGGCCGCCGCTTTTGGGCTGATAGTGCTGATTATTATTCAAAGCCTTGGCCACGTGAGCGGCGCCCACGTTAACCCCGCGGTAACCATCGGGTTCTGGGCGGCGGGGCGTTTTCCGGGCCGCCGGGTCGGGCCCTACGTGCTGGCCCAGCTAGCCGGTGCCCTTATCGGGAGCGGGCTAGTGTGGCTGGTGGCTACTCCTGGCTCGTCGCTGGGGGCAACGCTCCCCGCACACGGGGCGGGGCAGGCGTTTGGCATCGAGCTGGGCCTTACCTTCTGGCTCATGCTTGTCATCCTGCGCGTTACGTCGAGCTACTACGAGCAAGGGCTGCTGGTTGGGCTTACCATCAGCGCCACGGTGGGGCTCGAAGCGCTGGTCGGCGGCCCCCTCAGCGGAGCTTCCATGAACCCGGCCCGCTCACTGGCGCCCGCCCTGCTGAGCGGTAATTTAACCGCTGCCTGGGTTTACGTAGCGGCCCCAGTAGCTGGCGCGCTGCTAGCCGTACTGGTTGACCACTTTTTGCAACCCAGGCCATTAAAAGACTCCGCCCTATAG
- a CDS encoding SDR family oxidoreductase has translation MSSNPSGPLTGQVALITGSESGIGRETARAFCQQGAAVVLNGRQAERLEHTRQALAAEGFQVAACVADVTDYAACEQLVAVAIARFGRLDILITNASISMRAYFLAMQPEVFRRVLDSNVYGSVYPLKAALPHLLRARGSVTFISSISALNGMPSGSAYCAGKAALANLAHTLRLELADTGVHFGVVHIGFTQNDPDKRVLDALGRPVPIAHRPPRWQKSQAQVAAIIVRHIRRRRRRTVISALGRLILVVHALLPRLGDWVVLTSQRRLRNFYE, from the coding sequence ATGTCCAGTAACCCCAGCGGCCCGCTCACGGGCCAAGTCGCCTTGATTACGGGGTCCGAGTCGGGCATCGGCCGCGAAACAGCCCGCGCCTTTTGCCAGCAGGGTGCGGCCGTGGTGCTCAACGGCCGCCAGGCCGAGCGCCTGGAGCACACCCGCCAGGCCCTCGCCGCCGAGGGCTTCCAGGTGGCCGCCTGCGTGGCCGACGTCACCGACTATGCCGCCTGCGAGCAGTTGGTGGCGGTGGCCATCGCCCGCTTCGGCCGGCTCGACATCCTGATTACCAACGCCAGCATTTCCATGCGCGCATACTTTCTTGCTATGCAGCCCGAAGTATTTCGGCGGGTGCTCGATAGTAACGTGTACGGCTCGGTATATCCCCTCAAGGCGGCGCTGCCCCACCTGCTGCGGGCCCGGGGCAGCGTCACGTTTATCTCCTCCATCTCGGCCCTCAATGGCATGCCCAGCGGCTCGGCCTACTGCGCCGGCAAGGCCGCGCTGGCCAACCTGGCCCACACCCTGCGCCTGGAGCTGGCCGACACGGGCGTGCACTTCGGCGTAGTGCACATCGGCTTTACCCAGAACGACCCCGACAAGCGGGTGCTCGACGCGCTGGGCCGGCCCGTGCCCATTGCGCACCGCCCGCCGCGCTGGCAAAAGTCGCAGGCGCAGGTAGCGGCCATTATTGTGCGCCACATCCGGCGGCGGCGGCGGCGCACCGTTATTTCGGCCCTGGGCCGCCTTATCCTGGTGGTGCATGCGCTGCTGCCCCGGCTCGGCGACTGGGTGGTGCTAACTTCCCAGCGCCGATTGCGCAACTTCTACGAGTAG
- a CDS encoding sce7726 family protein has protein sequence MNDPAIRARLYPLLLGGVYIDELPTGSTRADVVHITEHFMHGYEVKGDGDTLQRVENQLRCYAEVYDFVTFVVTEKHLPKLLPRLPEWVGILVAPAGTDELRPHRPAGYNATVQRAPLAGLLWVEEIKQYLLARGLAGASTLRQREVAQYLRSAHTIPLSHLAQYVRERLMARLPERLLLREARRAEREQQAARRARRQKNKR, from the coding sequence ATGAACGACCCCGCCATCCGCGCCCGGCTCTACCCGCTGCTACTGGGCGGCGTGTACATCGACGAGCTACCCACCGGCAGTACCCGCGCCGATGTGGTGCACATCACCGAGCACTTCATGCACGGCTACGAGGTAAAGGGCGACGGCGACACCTTGCAGCGCGTTGAAAACCAACTGCGCTGCTACGCCGAGGTATATGACTTCGTCACGTTTGTAGTCACCGAAAAGCACCTGCCCAAGCTGCTGCCGCGGCTGCCCGAGTGGGTGGGCATCCTGGTGGCCCCGGCCGGTACTGATGAGCTGCGCCCGCACCGCCCGGCCGGCTACAATGCCACCGTGCAGCGCGCCCCGCTGGCCGGCCTGCTGTGGGTCGAGGAAATAAAGCAGTACCTGCTGGCGCGGGGGCTAGCCGGGGCCAGCACCCTGCGCCAGCGCGAGGTGGCGCAGTACCTGCGCAGCGCGCACACTATTCCGCTCTCGCACCTGGCCCAGTACGTGCGCGAGCGCCTCATGGCCCGGCTGCCCGAGCGCCTGCTGCTGCGCGAGGCGCGCCGGGCCGAGCGCGAGCAGCAGGCCGCCCGGCGGGCGCGCCGCCAAAAAAATAAACGCTAG
- a CDS encoding DUF547 domain-containing protein, translating to MNKLMKTSTLAALTLAAGTLTAVAVVGPRLNPVPTPAYTAAAASTPVDHGAFDKLLKKHVTAQGLVSYVGFKADEAAFNQYLALLSKNPPAANWSKADQMAYWINAYNAYTIRLILDHYPVQSIKDIGSKIKIPFVTTPWAAKFFSIGGEKMSLDNIEHGILRKKFDDPRIHFTLVCASISCPRLRNEAYTAAQLEKQLDDQGHDFLNNPAKNKISKPDAQLSKYFDWYKGDWEKNGQSVVKWVNRYSATKIDANTKITYLDYNWNLNKQ from the coding sequence ATGAACAAGCTCATGAAAACCTCGACCCTGGCCGCCCTGACGCTAGCCGCCGGCACGCTGACCGCCGTGGCCGTGGTGGGGCCCCGCCTGAACCCCGTGCCCACCCCGGCCTACACCGCTGCCGCCGCCAGCACGCCCGTCGACCACGGTGCGTTCGACAAGCTGCTCAAAAAGCACGTTACCGCGCAGGGACTGGTCAGTTACGTGGGCTTTAAGGCCGACGAAGCGGCTTTTAATCAGTACCTGGCCCTGCTGAGCAAGAACCCGCCGGCCGCCAACTGGAGCAAGGCCGACCAGATGGCCTACTGGATAAACGCTTACAACGCCTACACCATCCGCCTCATCCTCGACCACTACCCGGTGCAGAGCATCAAGGACATTGGCTCGAAAATCAAGATTCCATTCGTGACCACGCCCTGGGCGGCTAAATTTTTCAGCATTGGGGGCGAAAAAATGAGCCTCGACAACATCGAGCACGGCATCCTGCGCAAGAAGTTTGACGACCCGCGCATCCATTTTACCCTGGTGTGCGCCTCCATTTCCTGCCCCCGCCTGCGCAATGAGGCCTACACCGCCGCACAGCTGGAAAAGCAGCTGGATGACCAAGGCCACGACTTTTTAAATAACCCGGCCAAAAATAAAATCAGTAAGCCGGACGCCCAGCTCTCGAAGTATTTTGACTGGTACAAGGGCGATTGGGAAAAGAACGGGCAGTCGGTGGTGAAGTGGGTGAACCGCTACTCTGCCACCAAAATCGACGCCAACACCAAGATTACCTACCTGGATTACAACTGGAATCTGAACAAACAGTAG
- the arsS gene encoding arsenosugar biosynthesis radical SAM (seleno)protein ArsS (Some members of this family are selenoproteins.), whose product MTKSLKATGNQLADSAFQLTVLRQEVVEVLHLPPFHQKMQAAGLFPLRPVAPAVLQINVGKMCNQVCKHCHVDAGPDRKEIMTRDTMQLCLDALAQTDIPTVDLTGGAPEMNPDFRWFVEEISKLGRKVLVRCNLTIIVANKKYHDLPEFFKQHGVEVVSSLPFYSADKTDRQRGDGVFADSIQALQMLNAVGYGQPGSGLILNLVYNPAGAFMPGPQAALEQQFKRALLKDHGIVFNSLFAITNLPVSRFLDYLVESGNYAGYMEKLVTAFNPAAAAGVMCRDTISVGWDGGLYDCDFNQMLDLHVASPSQHIRDFDAVALAQRAIVVNQHCYGCTAGAGSSCGGTVA is encoded by the coding sequence ATGACAAAATCTCTTAAGGCCACCGGCAACCAACTAGCCGATTCGGCTTTTCAGCTGACCGTGCTGCGTCAGGAAGTGGTGGAGGTGCTGCACCTGCCGCCTTTTCACCAGAAGATGCAGGCGGCGGGCCTGTTTCCGCTGCGGCCGGTGGCGCCGGCGGTGCTCCAAATCAACGTGGGCAAGATGTGCAACCAGGTGTGCAAGCACTGCCACGTGGATGCCGGCCCCGACCGCAAGGAAATCATGACCCGCGACACGATGCAGCTCTGCCTCGATGCGCTGGCGCAGACGGATATTCCGACCGTGGACCTCACTGGCGGGGCGCCCGAGATGAACCCCGACTTCCGCTGGTTTGTGGAAGAAATCAGTAAGCTAGGTCGTAAAGTATTGGTGCGCTGCAACCTGACTATCATCGTGGCCAATAAGAAGTACCACGACCTGCCCGAGTTCTTCAAGCAGCACGGGGTGGAAGTCGTTAGCTCCCTGCCATTTTACTCAGCCGATAAAACCGACCGCCAGCGCGGCGACGGCGTGTTTGCCGATTCCATTCAGGCCCTCCAAATGCTGAACGCCGTGGGCTACGGCCAGCCCGGCAGCGGCCTAATTTTGAACCTGGTGTACAACCCGGCCGGCGCGTTCATGCCCGGCCCGCAGGCGGCGCTGGAGCAGCAGTTTAAGCGGGCGCTGCTCAAAGACCACGGCATTGTCTTCAATAGCTTATTTGCCATCACCAACCTGCCGGTGAGTCGTTTCCTCGACTACCTCGTCGAATCGGGCAACTACGCCGGCTACATGGAAAAGCTCGTTACTGCCTTTAACCCGGCGGCAGCGGCCGGCGTGATGTGCCGCGATACCATTTCCGTAGGGTGGGATGGTGGCCTCTACGACTGCGACTTCAACCAGATGCTCGACCTGCACGTGGCTAGCCCTAGCCAGCATATTCGCGACTTCGACGCGGTGGCTCTCGCCCAGCGGGCCATCGTGGTCAACCAGCATTGCTACGGCTGCACGGCCGGGGCGGGCTCCAGCTGCGGCGGCACCGTGGCATAG
- a CDS encoding TIGR04283 family arsenosugar biosynthesis glycosyltransferase has protein sequence MLSVIIPTYNEAANIGRLVADLRRHAPPQAIEILVVDARSPDGTAAAARAAGATVLDSPRPGRAAQMNYGAQQAQGEVLYFVHADVGIHPDYVATIRAAVARGHAAGCYRFRFDSEHPLLRINSYGTRFKGIMSRGGDQTLFVTRALFEQLGGFNEQFVIMEDFEIIQRIRRVASFHIVPLNVVVSARKYETNGWLRVQLANLTAFAMYFLKLPPPRIARTYKLLLNYR, from the coding sequence ATGCTCAGCGTCATCATCCCTACGTATAATGAAGCGGCCAACATCGGCCGGCTGGTGGCCGACTTGCGCCGCCACGCGCCGCCCCAGGCCATCGAAATTCTGGTAGTAGACGCGCGCAGCCCCGATGGCACCGCCGCCGCGGCCCGCGCCGCCGGGGCCACCGTGCTCGACTCGCCCCGGCCCGGCCGCGCCGCCCAGATGAACTACGGGGCGCAGCAGGCCCAGGGCGAGGTGCTGTACTTTGTGCACGCCGACGTGGGCATTCACCCCGACTACGTCGCCACCATCCGGGCGGCCGTGGCCCGGGGCCACGCGGCCGGCTGCTACCGCTTCCGGTTCGATTCCGAGCACCCGCTGCTGCGTATTAATAGCTACGGCACGCGCTTTAAAGGCATCATGAGCCGGGGCGGCGACCAGACGCTGTTTGTCACGCGGGCACTGTTCGAGCAGCTAGGAGGCTTCAACGAGCAGTTCGTCATTATGGAAGACTTCGAGATTATTCAGCGCATTCGGCGGGTGGCTAGCTTTCACATTGTGCCGCTCAATGTGGTGGTGTCGGCCCGCAAGTACGAAACCAATGGCTGGCTGCGCGTGCAGCTGGCCAACCTGACGGCCTTCGCCATGTACTTCCTCAAGCTGCCGCCGCCCCGCATTGCCCGCACCTACAAGCTGCTGCTCAACTACCGCTAG